One Gimesia chilikensis DNA segment encodes these proteins:
- a CDS encoding PAS domain S-box protein: MDQTRPQDQTSLTSRLLSETFPEIQSPDFLEKLSDDSHQLLRKILSITPFIISAVDSQGIITLSEGGGLTKLGFEPGEQVGKSIFAEFADDPELIDLFQRTLQGEKHRHVRTVGEQTLDVEYTPLYNDQQEIAGFLTVAVDISEKVASQEELRRSEERFSTIFQVNPIAMCITEIDTGIFIEVNENFLTALQCTREEILGKSAFDIGFWPSKETRRQMIEQVKSEGTARELYFDFIIPNGTRLCTMLSAVQIYFRGETFLLSCVKDVTRERAALDELEKLNENLEARVAARTAELQQAHASLNEEYTKRNRLYRALQQTEARWRSLVTNAPDTILTLDIDGTILYLNHPLADRAMEEIIGSSIYQFLPAGDIQKARTILKQVFQTGKPQEMETEGVSSSGQKYIYSCRIGAMVSGGITIAAMVIATDITHQKLAEQELVRRRAELAHLSRLSTMGELAAELSHELNQPLAAINNYTNGCIRRIRSGITSLDDLIEPLEEMSRQAQRASETIKRLRRHVQKSEVEQKILDINLVIENSIALLQHEIQRNFISLQLELSPKPLRTIGDAIQLEQVLVNLLLNAIEAMSELPPEQRKLLIESDLHINDNLVICVTDSGIGLKKGEENSIFETFYTTKQKGLGVGLSISQTIVEAHGGKLYPRRNKQGTSFFIELPLVNGDNSGGG, encoded by the coding sequence GTGGATCAAACCAGACCTCAGGATCAAACCAGTCTGACCTCCCGTCTGCTGTCAGAGACATTCCCCGAAATCCAGAGTCCTGATTTCCTGGAAAAGCTTTCGGACGACAGTCATCAGTTGCTCCGCAAGATCCTCTCGATCACCCCTTTTATTATCTCAGCCGTCGATAGCCAGGGAATCATCACTCTCTCCGAAGGGGGCGGGCTTACCAAGCTCGGTTTTGAACCAGGCGAACAGGTCGGAAAATCGATCTTCGCTGAATTTGCTGACGACCCGGAACTGATCGATCTGTTCCAGCGGACTTTGCAAGGCGAAAAACACCGTCATGTCAGGACGGTCGGTGAGCAGACCTTAGACGTGGAATACACGCCACTCTACAACGACCAGCAGGAAATCGCCGGATTTCTCACGGTCGCCGTCGATATCTCCGAGAAAGTCGCATCACAGGAAGAACTGCGGCGTTCCGAGGAACGTTTCAGTACCATCTTCCAGGTCAATCCGATCGCGATGTGTATCACGGAAATCGATACCGGTATCTTTATCGAAGTCAACGAGAACTTTTTGACGGCCCTGCAGTGCACGCGGGAAGAGATTCTGGGAAAGAGCGCGTTCGATATCGGCTTCTGGCCCAGTAAAGAAACGCGTCGTCAGATGATCGAGCAGGTTAAAAGTGAAGGAACCGCCCGCGAGCTGTACTTCGATTTTATCATTCCCAACGGAACCCGGCTCTGCACCATGCTCTCAGCGGTCCAGATTTATTTCCGCGGCGAAACCTTTCTGCTCTCCTGTGTGAAAGATGTAACCCGCGAACGGGCGGCCCTGGATGAACTCGAAAAACTCAATGAAAACCTGGAAGCCCGCGTCGCTGCACGCACCGCAGAACTGCAGCAGGCTCACGCCAGTCTCAATGAAGAATACACCAAACGCAATCGCCTCTATCGGGCACTGCAACAGACCGAGGCCCGCTGGCGTTCGCTCGTAACCAACGCCCCGGACACTATTCTGACTCTCGACATCGATGGCACGATCCTCTATCTCAACCATCCCCTCGCAGACCGGGCCATGGAAGAAATCATCGGATCCTCCATCTATCAATTCCTGCCTGCCGGGGACATCCAGAAAGCCAGAACGATTCTCAAACAGGTGTTCCAGACCGGAAAACCACAGGAGATGGAAACCGAAGGCGTCTCATCCTCGGGGCAGAAATACATCTACTCCTGTCGTATCGGAGCAATGGTCAGTGGCGGGATAACGATCGCAGCCATGGTCATCGCCACCGACATTACACACCAGAAACTGGCCGAACAGGAACTGGTCCGTCGTCGTGCAGAACTGGCACACCTTTCTCGCCTGTCGACGATGGGCGAACTCGCCGCCGAACTGTCGCATGAACTCAACCAGCCGCTGGCCGCCATCAATAATTATACCAACGGCTGCATCCGCCGGATTCGCTCGGGCATTACTTCACTCGATGATCTGATCGAACCACTCGAGGAAATGTCACGTCAGGCCCAGCGCGCCAGCGAAACCATCAAACGCCTGCGGCGTCACGTGCAGAAAAGTGAAGTCGAGCAGAAGATACTCGATATCAACCTGGTCATCGAAAATTCGATCGCCCTGCTCCAGCATGAGATCCAGCGGAACTTTATCAGCCTGCAACTGGAATTGAGCCCCAAACCACTGAGAACCATCGGTGATGCGATCCAGCTGGAACAGGTCCTCGTGAATCTGCTGCTGAATGCCATCGAAGCCATGTCCGAACTGCCGCCCGAACAACGGAAACTGCTGATTGAATCGGATCTTCATATCAACGATAATCTTGTTATTTGTGTGACCGACAGCGGAATAGGTTTGAAAAAAGGCGAAGAAAATTCTATCTTCGAAACATTCTACACAACTAAACAAAAAGGCCTGGGCGTTGGTTTGTCCATCAGCCAGACCATTGTCGAAGCTCACGGGGGGAAACTTTACCCCCGTCGCAATAAACAGGGAACGAGCTTCTTCATCGAGCTTCCCTTAGTAAATGGAGATAACAGTGGTGGTGGCTGA